A genomic window from Oscillospiraceae bacterium includes:
- a CDS encoding SMI1/KNR4 family protein: protein MWIEKIKKYAKTIRLIDIKAPATDTEIQNLEKLLGEIPSDLVILLKELNGDGCVLLSVNEIIETNKRLRSLEDYMPLDCLLFFAGNGCGDYYGYQVRKAGICAYNIFFWDHEYDNRTWTAGNMDEFISKYCNGEI from the coding sequence ATGTGGATTGAAAAAATAAAAAAATATGCAAAAACCATAAGATTAATAGATATTAAGGCCCCTGCAACAGATACAGAAATCCAAAACTTGGAGAAATTATTGGGAGAAATTCCTAGCGACCTTGTTATACTCCTTAAGGAACTCAACGGGGACGGTTGTGTACTGCTCTCTGTTAATGAAATAATAGAAACGAATAAACGGCTTCGCTCGCTTGAAGATTATATGCCTTTGGACTGCTTGTTATTTTTCGCTGGCAATGGGTGCGGTGATTATTATGGATACCAAGTTAGAAAAGCAGGCATCTGTGCATATAACATATTTTTTTGGGATCATGAATATGATAATCGAACTTGGACGGCCGGAAATATGGATGAATTCATTTCAAAATATTGCAATGGCGAAATATAA
- a CDS encoding PadR family transcriptional regulator, with product MDKTPDTSSNRSGTSASIKDLLKKATTEMLVLFVLRFKPMYTYEMMNLIERISGGVLTFNTLYQAVYRLQKFRYIFESNKTISEDNRLRVYFSITKEGKVYFEKLVAEYRTVTDVIDKILAQDTLDLTNLEGEDQG from the coding sequence ATGGACAAGACACCGGACACCAGTTCAAATAGAAGCGGAACGTCAGCCAGTATTAAGGACTTGCTCAAAAAAGCAACGACAGAGATGCTGGTGCTGTTTGTGTTGCGTTTTAAGCCTATGTACACGTATGAAATGATGAATCTGATTGAGCGAATCAGTGGCGGTGTCCTTACTTTCAATACCCTGTACCAAGCCGTATACAGATTGCAGAAGTTCCGATATATCTTTGAGTCTAACAAGACCATCTCTGAGGACAATAGATTGCGTGTCTACTTTTCTATCACCAAGGAGGGCAAGGTATACTTTGAAAAATTGGTTGCAGAATATCGGACTGTAACAGATGTGATTGACAAAATTCTCGCGCAGGACACTCTGGATTTGACAAATTTGGAGGGAGAAGATCAGGGATGA
- a CDS encoding ABC transporter ATP-binding protein gives MADLLLSGINKYIKKNHVLKDIHLSLDAGQIYGFYGRNGSGKTMLFKVLSGLVIPDSGHVVAFGQELQKDVSFPPEMGILFDRVGLWPQYTGYKCLQLLASIRNVASEQDMQTAMDRVGLDWRDRRTFRQYSLGMKQKLLIAQAIMEKPRLLVLDEPTNSLDEATVNGFRAILNEERQRGALILMASHNKEDIRLLCDDIFLMEEGRCSHAEGGI, from the coding sequence ATGGCCGATCTTCTTCTCAGCGGCATCAACAAATACATAAAAAAGAATCACGTCTTGAAAGACATCCATCTCTCGCTGGATGCGGGACAAATTTACGGATTTTATGGACGCAACGGGTCCGGCAAGACCATGCTTTTCAAGGTGCTGTCCGGCCTTGTCATACCGGACAGCGGGCATGTCGTCGCCTTTGGTCAGGAATTGCAAAAAGACGTCTCCTTCCCGCCCGAGATGGGCATCCTGTTTGATCGTGTTGGGCTGTGGCCGCAGTATACGGGGTATAAGTGTCTGCAGCTTTTGGCGTCGATTCGGAATGTCGCTTCGGAGCAGGACATGCAGACGGCCATGGATCGCGTGGGGCTGGACTGGCGGGACCGGCGGACCTTTAGACAGTATTCCCTGGGGATGAAACAAAAATTGCTGATCGCGCAGGCGATCATGGAAAAACCACGCCTGCTCGTGTTGGATGAGCCGACAAATAGTTTGGATGAGGCGACGGTAAACGGGTTCCGGGCCATATTGAACGAAGAAAGACAGCGCGGCGCATTGATCCTCATGGCGAGCCATAACAAAGAGGATATCCGCCTGTTGTGCGATGATATTTTCCTGATGGAGGAAGGAAGATGTTCCCATGCAGAGGGGGGGATATGA
- a CDS encoding DUF2705 family protein, translated as MCGSNQCGSVRVDRRKMMTAFGCNLVIAVSALFSVNLLPVPRGEADLSVFLMVTLGGWIPKDGGLFGFFLHGLLLSIPFLINLLLFSQVFTEDWDCVSTYVFTRNGSRTRWYRNKCVELFLYLFASYAFQLAASFFIGLFAFGFSIGQLNHLLCTMAYLFSLGFGVQLLYLLAANIMSLLAGHALAPLFLWVFHMPLFLLLYASLPEKLLRFWPSAQFIFSLHDIPSLRDITLQSIESAGGMSWAYSFLYLVLGVTVTAVIGLKRLNKGDLLAK; from the coding sequence ATGTGCGGAAGTAACCAATGCGGGAGCGTGCGCGTTGACCGCCGCAAAATGATGACGGCGTTCGGATGCAACTTGGTTATCGCTGTGAGCGCCCTGTTCTCCGTGAATTTATTGCCCGTTCCCAGGGGCGAAGCAGATTTGAGCGTTTTCCTGATGGTTACCCTGGGGGGATGGATCCCGAAAGACGGCGGACTGTTTGGCTTTTTTTTGCATGGCCTGTTGCTTTCCATCCCGTTTTTAATCAATCTGCTGCTCTTTTCTCAGGTGTTTACAGAGGACTGGGACTGTGTCTCGACATACGTTTTCACGCGAAACGGAAGCCGGACACGGTGGTATCGCAACAAATGTGTTGAGCTCTTTTTGTATTTGTTCGCCTCTTACGCGTTTCAATTGGCGGCTTCTTTTTTCATTGGCCTGTTTGCGTTCGGATTTTCCATCGGTCAATTGAATCATCTGCTTTGTACAATGGCCTACTTGTTCTCTCTGGGCTTTGGCGTGCAGTTGTTATACTTGTTGGCCGCCAATATCATGTCGTTATTGGCCGGTCACGCGCTCGCTCCTCTGTTTCTGTGGGTCTTTCATATGCCGTTGTTTTTGTTGCTATACGCCAGCCTTCCCGAAAAGCTGCTGCGTTTTTGGCCCTCGGCCCAGTTCATTTTTTCTCTGCATGATATTCCGTCGCTGCGGGATATCACTTTGCAATCCATTGAGAGCGCGGGCGGGATGTCTTGGGCATACTCGTTTCTCTATCTTGTGTTGGGTGTCACAGTTACCGCTGTCATCGGGTTGAAGCGTTTGAACAAAGGAGATCTTTTGGCAAAGTGA
- a CDS encoding HNH endonuclease, translating to MAVILMFSLITTCFAIPAVATENVETFSVVSVSTEIEKISIEASDHIIHAYKVSEEPLENGVQFKIAIPVSTDAAQSALEDETSISNVTAAVDLFYIDVSIQGSGGKVVGKVWHLGFLPAHNLEISLWAGNTVASSKITSVNTTNITAWPGSTQVSSTPSASKFWDVTITGTMDGESFYYSTYDLLFNKKAVEYPDITDCFGNVFMTVPSSSSWAKVSAPLPALTTAQRNAYIAWYEQTYNNGNSLNWNDVQIHHIKPRAYGGTHANSNLMPLKTSVHTTVNTWWANY from the coding sequence ATGGCCGTAATCTTGATGTTCTCCCTGATTACTACATGCTTCGCAATCCCGGCAGTTGCCACAGAAAATGTCGAAACATTCTCGGTTGTCAGCGTATCTACGGAGATAGAAAAGATTTCCATCGAGGCTTCTGACCACATAATCCACGCATACAAGGTGTCGGAAGAGCCCCTCGAAAATGGTGTGCAATTCAAGATTGCTATTCCTGTTTCTACGGATGCTGCTCAGTCAGCGCTTGAAGATGAAACGTCTATTTCTAATGTAACAGCAGCGGTAGATCTCTTTTATATTGATGTATCTATCCAAGGCTCAGGAGGAAAAGTTGTTGGAAAAGTGTGGCATTTGGGATTTTTGCCAGCCCACAATTTGGAGATATCATTATGGGCTGGGAATACAGTTGCGTCGAGTAAAATCACATCTGTTAACACAACAAATATCACCGCCTGGCCTGGTTCTACTCAAGTGTCTTCAACACCTTCAGCTAGTAAGTTTTGGGATGTGACTATTACTGGAACAATGGATGGAGAGTCTTTTTATTACTCGACGTATGACTTGCTATTTAATAAAAAGGCTGTTGAATATCCTGATATTACAGATTGTTTTGGAAATGTATTTATGACTGTCCCTTCATCATCATCATGGGCGAAAGTGTCAGCTCCGCTCCCTGCATTAACCACTGCTCAAAGAAATGCTTATATAGCGTGGTATGAGCAGACGTACAATAATGGAAACTCCTTGAATTGGAATGATGTTCAGATTCACCATATAAAGCCGCGAGCATATGGTGGAACGCATGCTAATTCGAATCTTATGCCGTTGAAAACATCAGTACATACTACAGTCAATACGTGGTGGGCAAATTACTAA
- a CDS encoding MerR family transcriptional regulator, giving the protein MKPEDHLSIGAFSRIVGITPTSLRVYDNKGIFSPAVRGTGLENDYRYYAPMQITTIKMIRVLTRLGIPLKTIRALAVARTPEKLIKLLRKRKEELAEEIRFLQEAHSVVAMFLDFITEGLFAEESEIFVREGAERRIVLGESNEYREGEGFYGAFTRFCIAPHTPELNLSYPIGGYFDSMEMFLDAPSWPARFFSYDPQGNEIMAEGLYLTGYTRGYYGRTNDLPRRMAAYADRNGLTFAGPVYNTYLLDELSIIDPEQYLLQVSASVSKARRDPMNHIRRRLHRLPS; this is encoded by the coding sequence TTGAAACCGGAAGATCATCTCTCCATCGGAGCATTCTCACGGATTGTCGGCATTACCCCAACTTCCCTGCGCGTATACGACAACAAAGGCATCTTCTCCCCTGCTGTGCGGGGGACTGGCTTAGAAAACGATTATCGCTACTACGCACCCATGCAGATAACAACGATCAAGATGATTCGCGTCTTGACCAGGCTAGGGATTCCGCTCAAGACGATACGGGCGCTGGCGGTGGCCAGGACGCCGGAGAAGTTGATAAAACTGCTCCGCAAGCGGAAAGAGGAGCTGGCGGAAGAGATTCGCTTCCTGCAGGAGGCTCATTCGGTCGTCGCCATGTTCCTTGATTTCATAACCGAAGGATTGTTCGCGGAGGAATCGGAGATATTTGTGCGCGAAGGCGCCGAAAGACGAATTGTGCTTGGCGAGTCCAACGAATACAGGGAAGGCGAGGGCTTTTACGGTGCGTTCACCCGGTTCTGCATCGCCCCGCACACGCCGGAATTGAATCTGTCTTATCCTATCGGCGGCTATTTCGACAGCATGGAGATGTTTCTGGACGCTCCCTCGTGGCCAGCACGTTTTTTCTCATATGATCCGCAAGGTAACGAAATCATGGCCGAGGGACTGTATCTCACGGGTTATACACGGGGATATTACGGCCGGACGAACGACCTTCCCCGGCGCATGGCAGCATACGCGGACAGGAACGGCCTGACGTTTGCCGGCCCCGTGTACAATACCTATCTGCTCGACGAACTCAGCATAATAGACCCGGAACAATATCTTTTGCAAGTTTCCGCCTCTGTGTCAAAAGCACGGCGCGACCCGATGAACCATATCCGCCGTCGTTTACACCGGCTGCCGTCATAG
- a CDS encoding putative DNA binding domain-containing protein has protein sequence MQSEVLVKLVLEIRAQKCETQTLEVKAAHLGCPSKLFDTLSSFSNQDGGGIIIFGVDEKSDYEIVGVYDPQDLQHRVAEQCKQMQPSVRPLFSVAVMDGKTIVSAEIPGVDISERPVYYKGVGRVKGSFVRVGEADEPMTEYEIYSYDAYRRRVRDDMRISDLADVSQFNSETIEQYIVAVKKEKAHIAKLSDEQILNLMGVVKDGKPTLAGVLCFSAYPQAAFPQLCITAVVVPGLKVGDKGIDGERFAANKRIEGTIKEMVDEAVFFVERNMREKTIVVDGQRNDKPEYPINAVREAIVNAVMHRDYSTHTEGTPVRLLMFNDRLEIWNDGGLYGKITIDSLGKVHADTRNQVLANILEMQRVAEHRYSGIPTMRVEMAAFGLPEPIFENKRGNFVVTLKNNLNARPPENNIKAEGSSLVDFCQTPRTREEIAVFLGKTTYYAMRSFVDPLLENGSLKMTIPNKPRSRNQKYYSERL, from the coding sequence ATGCAATCGGAAGTTCTTGTCAAACTTGTCCTTGAGATCCGGGCGCAGAAGTGTGAAACGCAAACCCTTGAGGTCAAGGCTGCCCATCTGGGGTGCCCTAGCAAGCTGTTTGATACGCTTTCGTCTTTTTCAAACCAGGACGGCGGCGGCATCATCATTTTCGGTGTGGACGAGAAGAGCGATTATGAAATCGTTGGCGTTTACGACCCACAGGATTTGCAGCACCGCGTAGCGGAACAATGCAAGCAAATGCAACCCTCCGTCCGTCCTCTTTTCTCTGTCGCTGTGATGGACGGAAAAACCATCGTGTCCGCCGAAATCCCCGGCGTGGACATATCGGAGCGCCCTGTTTATTATAAAGGCGTCGGCAGGGTCAAAGGTTCATTTGTACGCGTTGGCGAAGCGGATGAACCGATGACAGAATATGAAATTTACAGTTATGATGCCTACCGCCGCCGCGTTCGGGACGATATGCGAATTTCCGATCTGGCGGATGTCTCCCAGTTCAACTCCGAAACAATCGAGCAATATATCGTTGCCGTTAAAAAAGAGAAGGCGCATATCGCAAAATTGTCCGACGAACAGATCCTCAATTTGATGGGCGTGGTAAAAGACGGTAAGCCGACGTTGGCCGGGGTCTTGTGTTTTTCAGCGTATCCGCAGGCGGCATTTCCACAGCTTTGCATCACCGCTGTTGTTGTACCGGGTCTTAAGGTCGGGGACAAGGGCATTGACGGCGAGCGTTTTGCCGCCAACAAACGCATTGAAGGCACAATCAAAGAGATGGTTGACGAAGCCGTGTTTTTTGTGGAACGCAACATGCGTGAAAAAACAATTGTCGTGGACGGACAAAGAAACGACAAGCCGGAATATCCCATCAACGCCGTGCGTGAGGCGATTGTCAATGCAGTTATGCACCGCGATTACAGCACTCATACCGAGGGAACGCCCGTCAGGCTTCTCATGTTCAATGACCGCCTGGAAATTTGGAACGATGGCGGTTTATACGGAAAAATCACCATTGACAGCCTTGGAAAGGTACACGCCGACACGCGAAATCAAGTGCTTGCGAACATTCTTGAAATGCAGCGCGTCGCCGAACATCGTTACTCCGGCATTCCAACCATGCGCGTCGAAATGGCCGCTTTCGGATTGCCAGAACCGATTTTTGAGAACAAACGCGGCAATTTTGTGGTTACGTTGAAAAACAATCTCAATGCCCGGCCACCTGAAAACAACATCAAAGCTGAGGGCAGCAGCTTGGTTGATTTCTGCCAAACGCCGCGTACAAGAGAGGAAATCGCTGTATTTTTAGGCAAGACCACATACTACGCCATGCGGTCTTTTGTCGACCCGCTGCTCGAAAACGGCAGCCTGAAAATGACCATTCCCAACAAACCGAGAAGCCGAAACCAAAAATATTACAGCGAAAGGCTTTAA
- a CDS encoding ATP-binding cassette domain-containing protein, translated as MIECIDLCKSFGEKELFHNLSFQIDSGEFFCFSGESGRGKTTLLNILGMIEPPTAGKVLFDGSEIRTNGERLNFFRTKVGFVFQNFALVEGKTVEQNLALVRKSNRQNISIQEALDNVGISEKVKSKVYTLSGGEQQRVALARLFIKKCDIILADEPTGSLDSHNAKIVIDILKTLNTQGKTVVLVTHDSNIKQVCDRVISL; from the coding sequence ATGATTGAGTGTATTGATCTTTGTAAGTCTTTTGGCGAAAAAGAGCTTTTTCATAATTTATCCTTTCAAATTGACAGCGGCGAGTTTTTCTGCTTTTCTGGAGAAAGCGGAAGGGGGAAGACTACGCTTCTTAATATATTGGGCATGATCGAGCCGCCAACAGCCGGAAAAGTTTTGTTTGACGGTTCGGAAATACGGACGAATGGAGAACGGCTCAACTTCTTTCGCACGAAGGTGGGTTTTGTTTTTCAAAACTTTGCCTTGGTTGAGGGCAAAACTGTGGAGCAAAATCTGGCACTTGTCAGAAAAAGCAATCGGCAGAATATTTCCATTCAAGAAGCGTTGGACAATGTGGGAATCTCTGAAAAAGTCAAAAGCAAAGTATATACTCTCTCGGGGGGAGAACAACAACGCGTGGCATTGGCCAGGTTATTTATCAAAAAATGTGACATTATTCTTGCCGATGAACCGACCGGCTCTTTGGATAGCCACAACGCAAAGATTGTCATAGACATTCTAAAGACGCTAAATACACAGGGGAAGACCGTCGTACTGGTGACACATGACAGTAACATTAAGCAAGTGTGTGACAGAGTCATCAGCTTATAA
- the gatB gene encoding Asp-tRNA(Asn)/Glu-tRNA(Gln) amidotransferase subunit GatB — MVAGLEVHVELSTASKIFCGCVTDFGGEPNTHVCPVCTGMPGTLPVLNRTVVEFAVRTGLALRCDITRRGKFDRKNYFYPDLPKAYQVSQLYLPVCRDGALDIGGGKTIGIHEIHMEEDAGKLIHDPWEDCTLVDFNRCGVPLLEIVSEPDFRSAGEVIAYLEKLREILLYLGVSDCKMQEGSMRADINLSVRPEGQAELGTRTEMKNMNSFKAIARAVESETKRQIEVLRAGGQIRQETRRWDDNKDASFAMRSKENAQDYRYFPEPDLLPVHIDDAWIERIRRETPELAEDKRRRYRADFGLPEYDARQLTSERAWARLFEETAARTGRPKAAANLIMTDIMRMTGDSGLLPEELTLDPAKLAALIGLIEGGQINRTVGKKVLEQVFFHDVDPEAYVKAQGLLLVGDPDLVRAAVETVLADNPKSVEDYRGGKEKAFGFLVGQTMRALGGKADPQLIHRLVREALTGRGLVD, encoded by the coding sequence ATGGTTGCGGGACTCGAGGTCCATGTGGAGCTGTCCACGGCGTCCAAGATCTTCTGCGGCTGCGTCACCGACTTCGGAGGCGAACCGAACACGCATGTCTGCCCGGTCTGTACCGGGATGCCGGGCACGCTGCCCGTTTTAAACCGCACGGTGGTGGAATTTGCCGTGCGCACCGGGCTGGCGCTGCGCTGCGACATCACGCGCCGCGGCAAATTTGACCGCAAAAACTACTTCTACCCCGACCTGCCGAAGGCCTACCAGGTGTCGCAGCTCTACCTGCCTGTCTGCCGCGACGGCGCGCTGGACATCGGCGGCGGGAAGACAATAGGCATCCACGAGATCCACATGGAGGAGGACGCGGGCAAGCTGATCCACGACCCGTGGGAGGACTGCACGCTGGTAGATTTCAACCGCTGCGGCGTACCGCTGCTGGAGATTGTCTCCGAGCCGGACTTTCGCAGCGCCGGGGAGGTCATCGCTTACCTCGAGAAGCTGCGCGAGATCCTGCTCTACCTCGGCGTCTCCGACTGCAAGATGCAGGAGGGTTCGATGCGCGCGGACATCAACCTGTCGGTGCGCCCCGAGGGCCAGGCCGAACTCGGCACCCGCACCGAGATGAAGAACATGAACTCCTTCAAGGCCATCGCCCGGGCCGTCGAAAGCGAGACGAAGCGGCAGATCGAGGTACTGAGGGCCGGCGGGCAGATCCGCCAGGAGACGCGCCGCTGGGACGACAACAAGGACGCAAGCTTTGCGATGCGCTCGAAAGAGAACGCCCAGGACTACCGCTACTTCCCGGAACCGGATCTGCTGCCCGTGCACATCGACGACGCATGGATCGAACGGATCCGCCGGGAGACGCCCGAGCTGGCGGAGGACAAACGCCGGCGCTACCGGGCGGACTTCGGCCTGCCCGAGTACGACGCGCGGCAGCTCACCTCCGAGCGGGCATGGGCGCGTCTCTTTGAGGAGACAGCGGCCCGCACGGGCCGTCCCAAAGCGGCGGCGAACCTGATCATGACGGACATTATGCGCATGACGGGCGACAGCGGCCTGCTGCCGGAGGAGCTGACGCTGGACCCCGCAAAGCTGGCCGCGCTGATCGGTCTGATCGAGGGCGGGCAGATCAACCGCACCGTGGGCAAAAAGGTGCTCGAGCAGGTATTCTTCCACGACGTGGACCCCGAGGCCTACGTGAAGGCGCAGGGCCTGCTCCTCGTCGGCGACCCGGACCTTGTGCGCGCGGCCGTCGAAACGGTGCTGGCCGACAACCCGAAGTCCGTCGAGGACTACAGGGGCGGCAAGGAGAAGGCCTTCGGTTTTCTGGTGGGCCAGACGATGCGCGCCCTCGGCGGCAAGGCCGACCCACAGCTCATACACCGCCTGGTGCGCGAGGCCCTGACCGGCCGCGGCCTTGTCGACTGA
- the gatA gene encoding Asp-tRNA(Asn)/Glu-tRNA(Gln) amidotransferase subunit GatA: MDLRDHTALEVGRMVRERRIGCEELARHALRAIAETEPALNACVTVLEEESLAAARAVQARLDAGEALSPLAGVPMVMKDNICTAGIPTTCGSKMLESFRPPYNATVYERLLAAGAVLVAKTNLDEFAMGGSTETSHFGATRNPWDTARVPGGSSGGSAASVAAGQAFYALGSDTGGSIRQPCAFCGVSGVKPTYGAVSRYGLIAYASSLDQVGTIGRDILDCAAALRLIEGRDERDSTSVARPPEAEAPAGVRGLKIGVPANYFGEGLDPAVAAPVRAAARTFAAMGAELVDVALPLVEYAIPAYYVVACAEASSNLSRYDGVKYGFAGAGAESLEALYLRTRSEGFGMEVKRRIMLGAFVLSAGYFDAYYKKAMQARELIQQDFDRVFTQCDMILSPNAPTTAYKISENIDDPLKMYLGDIYTVSVNLAGLPGVTLPCGFAGGLPVGLQLIGRAFDEATLFRAAAAFQAETDFHRQRPNRPGEEARA, from the coding sequence ATGGATTTGAGAGACCACACCGCGCTGGAAGTCGGACGGATGGTGCGCGAGAGGCGGATCGGCTGTGAGGAACTCGCACGCCACGCGTTGCGTGCCATCGCAGAGACGGAGCCGGCGCTGAATGCCTGCGTCACTGTGCTGGAGGAGGAATCGCTCGCGGCGGCGCGGGCCGTGCAGGCACGCCTCGACGCGGGGGAAGCGCTCTCCCCTCTCGCCGGCGTGCCGATGGTGATGAAGGACAACATCTGCACCGCCGGGATTCCGACCACCTGCGGCTCGAAGATGCTGGAATCCTTCCGTCCGCCGTACAACGCCACCGTGTACGAGCGGCTGCTGGCGGCCGGGGCCGTGCTGGTGGCCAAGACGAACCTGGACGAATTCGCGATGGGCGGCTCCACCGAGACATCTCACTTCGGCGCCACGCGCAATCCGTGGGACACGGCGCGTGTCCCCGGCGGGTCCTCGGGCGGGTCGGCGGCCTCCGTCGCGGCGGGGCAGGCCTTCTATGCCCTTGGCAGCGACACGGGCGGGTCGATCCGCCAGCCCTGTGCCTTCTGCGGCGTCAGCGGCGTCAAACCCACCTACGGGGCGGTGTCCCGGTACGGGCTGATCGCCTACGCCTCCTCCCTCGACCAGGTAGGGACGATCGGACGCGACATCCTCGACTGCGCGGCCGCGCTGCGGCTGATCGAGGGTCGCGACGAGCGGGACTCCACCTCCGTCGCCCGCCCGCCGGAGGCGGAGGCGCCGGCCGGGGTTCGGGGGCTGAAAATCGGCGTCCCGGCCAACTACTTCGGCGAAGGACTTGACCCGGCCGTGGCCGCGCCGGTGCGGGCGGCCGCGCGGACCTTCGCGGCGATGGGGGCGGAACTCGTCGACGTCGCGCTGCCGCTGGTCGAGTACGCGATCCCCGCCTACTACGTGGTCGCCTGTGCCGAGGCGAGTTCCAACCTGTCGCGCTACGACGGCGTCAAGTACGGCTTCGCGGGCGCCGGGGCGGAGAGTCTGGAGGCGCTCTACCTGCGCACCCGCAGCGAGGGGTTCGGCATGGAGGTCAAGCGCCGCATCATGTTGGGCGCGTTTGTGCTGAGCGCCGGGTACTTCGACGCCTACTACAAGAAGGCCATGCAGGCGCGTGAGCTGATCCAGCAAGACTTCGACCGCGTGTTCACACAGTGCGACATGATTCTCTCCCCCAACGCGCCGACGACGGCCTACAAGATAAGCGAGAACATCGACGATCCGCTCAAGATGTACCTGGGGGACATCTATACGGTCTCGGTCAACCTGGCGGGGCTGCCCGGGGTGACGCTCCCCTGCGGCTTTGCCGGCGGGCTGCCGGTGGGTCTGCAGCTCATCGGACGCGCCTTCGACGAGGCGACCCTCTTTCGGGCGGCCGCCGCGTTCCAAGCCGAGACGGATTTCCACAGACAACGGCCGAACAGGCCCGGAGAGGAGGCGCGCGCGTGA